The genomic interval ACGTCCAGAGTAAGGGACTCGAGGGCCAGCTCTAAGTGTCCCCTTCTATTATTATAATTGATCAATCGCATTTTCAAATTCATTTCATTTATTTGGGAAGCTCAACGCCAGCCTTAGCCAGAACCTCAGagagcttcttgtcgtgGAAAAGTTCCATGACCTCCTCTCCAGATCCAATGTGCTTGCCCTTGACGAAGACTGATGGGATGGCGTTACTGGAGGTGATCTCGACAAAAGccttctgcagctccacACGGTCCATGGcttcctccttgtccaACTCCAGGTAGAAGGGCTCCAACTCGCCCTTGATGGTCTGGAGGCAAGTCTTAATTTCCTCACACGCATCCGACCAAGACAGCGCCACTACCAGCACCTTGTGCTCGTCAATTAGGCGCTGGGCCTTCTCCAGGTACTTCTGGTAGACCTCAATGTAGAGCTCGTCGTCGTGgttgtccttgttgttgtttttgtggtgAGTCATTTTAGAAGAAAAGATTGTAACAAGAGTCGGTGATTAGTTTTGAGTGTTATTTGAGT from Yarrowia lipolytica chromosome 1F, complete sequence carries:
- a CDS encoding uncharacterized protein (Compare to YALI0F30899g, similar to Saccharomyces cerevisiae GRX1 (YCL035C) and GRX2 (YDR513W); ancestral locus Anc_1.38, weakly similar to uniprot|P17695 Saccharomyces cerevisiae YDR513w TTR1 glutaredoxin P2.431.f2.1), with product MTHHKNNNKDNHDDELYIEVYQKYLEKAQRLIDEHKVLVVALSWSDACEEIKTCLQTIKGELEPFYLELDKEEAMDRVELQKAFVEITSSNAIPSVFVKGKHIGSGEEVMELFHDKKLSEVLAKAGVELPK